From one Gossypium hirsutum isolate 1008001.06 chromosome D08, Gossypium_hirsutum_v2.1, whole genome shotgun sequence genomic stretch:
- the LOC121203351 gene encoding LOW QUALITY PROTEIN: DNA (cytosine-5)-methyltransferase CMT2-like (The sequence of the model RefSeq protein was modified relative to this genomic sequence to represent the inferred CDS: deleted 1 base in 1 codon) has protein sequence MSTGLCLGAKASCNDLVAVFHPVTVDSDRSPCESLKLNHPETHVRNEAADDFLQLLKEWEKLCKQYRVKNLERTYPSRSRISETVWKNASSAKDSDTPDEHEVSSLVDICYGDPCDTGNRGLKFKVCWKGYSASDDTWEPIEGLRNCQECIQEFVTNGFRSKILPLRGDVDVICGGPPCQGISGYNRHRNVDSPLDDEKNRQIVVFVDIVEYLKPKFVLMENVVDIMRLVKASLGRYALSRLVLMKYQARLGIVAAGCYGLPQFRLRVFLFGAHSREKLPQFPLPTHDVIIRYGYPAEFERNTVAYDEGQPRQLEDALVLRDSYSDLPPVANNEAREKMTYEKPPETDFQRYIRSSEYKMTGSELNGAKRIMNLLYDHRPSPLSEDDYIRVCLIPKRKGANFRDLPGVIVGTDNVAWRGRTQEQQFLPSGKPLVPDYVFTLKQGKSKRPFARLWWDETMPAVLTAPFCHSQAILHPEQDWLLTVREWARLQGFPDYYRFRGTIKERYCQIGNAVAVPVGRALGYTMGMAFQKGSGNEPLMILPPKFSLSTNIQLAKSLSQNTDRLN, from the exons ATGTCAACCGGTTTATGCCTTGGTGCAAAAGCTTCGTGCAATGATCTAGTGGCGGTATTTCATCCAGTCACTG TTGACAGCGATAGGTCTCCATGtgaaagcttgaaattaaatCATCCAGAGACACAT GTCAGGAATGAAGCTGCTGATGATTTTCTTCAACTACTGAAGGAATGGGAAAAGCTTTGCAAACAATATAGAGTTAAAAATTTAGAAAGAACATATCCATCAAGATCGAGAATCTCCGAAACTGTCTGGAAAAATGCCAGTTCTGCAAAAGATTCTGATACTCCTGATGAACATGAAGTTTCCAGTCTCGTTGATATTTGTTATGGAGATCCCTGCGACACAGGCAACCGTGGTCTAAAGTTTAAG GTCTGCTGGAAGGGTTATTCTGCAAGTGATGATACATGGGAACCAATTGAAGGCTTAAG GAATTGCCAAGAATGTATTCAGGAATTTGTAACAAATGGATTCAGGTCCAAAATCTTGCCCCTCCGT GGGGATGTTGATGTTATTTGTGGTGGCCCTCCATGCCAAGGGATAAGTGGTTATAATCGCCATAGAAATGTTGATTCTCCACTGGATGATGAAAAAAATCGTCAAATTGTGGTCTTTGTGGACATAGTGGAATACTTAAAACCTAAGTTTGTTTTAATGGAAAATGTGGTTGATATTATGAGACTTGTCAAGGCTTCACTTGGAAGATATGCTTTAAGTCGGTTGGTACTTATGAAATACCAAGCAAGGCTTGGAATAGTTGCAGCTGGTTGTTATGGTCTTCCTCAATTTCGGTTGCGTGTTTTTTTGTTTGGAGCACATTCTAGAGAG AAACTTCCACAGTTTCCACTTCCTACTCATGATGTTATTATCAGATATGGGTATCCTGCTGAGTTTGAG CGTAATACAGTTGCATATGATGAAGGCCAACCACGTCAGCTGGAAGATGCTCTTGTTCTTCGTGATTCCTATTCTGATCTTCCACCT GTTGCAAATAATGAAGCCCGCGAAAAAATGACATATGAAAAGCCTCCTGAAACTGACTTTCAAAGATATATAAGATCAAGTGAATAta AGATGACTGGTTCTGAATTAAATGGTGCCAAAAGAATAATGAACCTGTTGTATGACCATCGGCCTTCTCCGTTATCTGAGGATGATTATATTAGAGTTTGTCTGATTCCAAAGAGAAAG GGGGCAAATTTTCGAGACCTCCCTGGTGTAATTGTTGGAACAGACAATGTGGCTTGGAGGGGTCGAACACAGGAACAGCAGTTTTTACCATCTGGAAAGCCATTG GTACCTGATTATGTCTTTACCTTGAAACAAGGAAAATCTAAAAG ACCATTTGCAAGATTATGGTGGGATGAGACAATGCCGGCTGTTCTAACTGCACCTTTTTGTCACAGCCAG GCAATATTACATCCAGAGCAAGACTGGCTTCTCACAGTCCGGGAATGGGCAAGACTGCAAGGTTTTCCTGACTATTATAGATTCCGCGGGACAATTAAAGAGAG GTATTGTCAAATTGGGAATGCTGTTGCTGTTCCAGTTGGTCGAGCCTTAGGATACACAATGGGGATGGCATTTCAGAAAGGGAGCGGGAATGAACCACTGATGATCCTCCCTCCT AAGTTTTCTCTTTCCACCAATATCCAGTTAGCAAAATCATTGTCCCAAAACACTgatagattgaattga
- the LOC121219868 gene encoding uncharacterized protein yields MPPREEFPTKGLEGAPSNDIGWHFGTLVPNARGSIVCKLCGKVVKGGITRLKEHIAHKTGNVAPCPNVTGVIRESMMNVLKESNTKKIDKKRRKDEFLSQLIEEEDEHEGFIDEVSAIR; encoded by the exons atgccACCACGTGAAGAGTTCCCGACTAAAGGATTGGAGGGTGCACCAAGTAATGATATAGGTTGGCACTTTGGAACTCTAGTGCCAAATGCGAGAGGAAGTATCGTATGTAAACTTTGTGGTAAAGTTGTGAAAGGAGGAATAACACGACTGaaagagcacattgctcataaaaccggcaatgttgcaccatgccctaatgttactg gtGTCATTAGAGAAAGTATGATGAATGTACTAAAAGAAAGCAACacaaagaaaatagacaaaaagaggagaaaagatgAATTCTTATCTCAATTAATAGAAGAGGAGGATGAGCATGAGGGATTCATTGATGAGGTTTCTGCTATAAGGTAA